GCAATATCTAACCATGGCTTCCTGATTCCATCATAGTGTATAACAGCAGCATGCTCAATCTCATTTCTATCAACACCAGAGTTATGACCAAGTCCTTGAACATGCCATCTTCTGTCCAACAATGTTGTCTTGTTATAGAAGGTGAGCCACCCTAGAGGTTGAATTCCAATGTTCTGAAAAAATTCACCAGCCAAAATGTGTCATTATTTGTTTCAGTGCATCAGAGTTTAGAATAATAAAACAgagtaacaaaaaataaaataacaatacaAGCTGCTGAAATACAAATGCTAATAATGCAAAAGAAAATTGTATACTTATATTGAGAGAATCAACTTTCAAAAGTTTGGATGCCTACAAGTCATTCTTAAATATGTTTTTGCTCTCTAGACTCTATAAATACAGGTCATTTTTGTATTTGGTATTAGTCTTTGACTAATTTCTCTTTTGGTCCTGCTATCAAGTTGGACTGTTAAACGATGATGACATGCAAATAGAAATTCAAGTCGTTATTGACACATGTCATTATTAATGAGGGGCATATCATCAGTTAACAGAAACCACATAACGATAGGGACCAAAATGGTCTAAGGGGccaaaatcaaagtaaaattagtaaggaatcaaaatcaaaatgacttgtatatttataaaaaccaaaaacatatttaaacaattaaacCATTAATCTTTTGACAAGTAGGGATTGTTTTCTAGTCATACCATTTGCAAATATTTGTGATAGAGAGAAGTTAAATTATGCATCCTCCACTGCTGCAAATCAAACAAGTTCATCCCAAATGCCCAAGTGCATGCATTGACATCAAACCTTTCTCCAAGTAATGGATCTGAAATGTTTATGAACATATCCATCCTGTGAAATGGAGCTTCTCCTTCCTTGCAAGTTCCAACAGCTCCAATGACATTTCCATTCATATCTGCGGTCCATAGTTCACTGAGATCTTGTTGCACCACCACATCATGATCAAATAGCATAATCTTGTTTAGAGTAGGGAAAATATCCGGCAGGTAGAAACGAAGGTGGTTCAACTCAGAAGTATATATTGGATCACTAGAATTAGGTTTCTCTAAGGTATTGTACTTGGAAAACCATCCATAGTTGTCTATGCTCTGAATGTGAACTGTTGCTTTGTCAGGAGGGTTTAATAAGAACCACATTGAGATTCCTGGTAAGTTGTGTGAATTAGTCACTACATGGAAAACAAGCTTCTCTGGTTCCTGCCATGTAAAAGTTCTTGCAAGTGTTATTGACACTATTAATCTATAAATAATCATTCACATTGGAGTCGATATCAATAAGTTTCTCATCTATTAGTTAAATTGTCACGATGCTGTACATAATGAAAATGAATCCCTAGTTTGTTTAGTCAAGACAAGCGAAAGGATTTGGTGCAGGTACTGGAGACAAATTAAATGACTTGTTAGGGGAGCTCATACACAGATATATCATCTTTGTCTCTCTATCTAATCTAATATTTGCTACAACTTAGACACTTCTTTAAACTAAGAAAGCTTAGAAGTTAAAAAGAGCTCCACCAAACTGGAAAAGAACTGGTTATTCATTAGTTAATGTTATATGTgatgtaattaaattaaaataatatgcaAGCTTAGTTTTACAAGCAGCACTGCAGCAGAGAGGCATTGAATGTGGAAATGGAGGTATAATAAAAGGaatgttcattttttaattaacatttGCCACTCTGAAATATCATATTTCCTCACTCTGGTCTCGAATGGACTAACATTGATTCTGCATCAAGATTGGCAGTAACCAAAGCTGCACCAAGAATAACTACTTTTAAGGTACCTGGGATCAACTTCAAATTTCACTAAAAAAGGCAGAAAGTCAACTTGCCTCAATGTTGAAGGAAGGTTGACAATATTAGATCAATAATATAGTGAACAGGGTAGGCAAGCACTTTTGGATTTTGGCAGTACGAACACTTGGGTGGCTTCAGCATTCGTAAATCCAAAATGACCACTAAAGGACTAAGTATAAGTTTCCATATATTGAAATAACTTCAGAGGAAAGCCTACCGCTATTTTACTAGTACCCTTTCCTATTTTTCAAGAGTTACATCAAGAGTCACAACATCAACATTGGCTTGAAAGTAGAAGTTTCGCAaggcaaacaaaataaaagggaCCCAATCCATATGCCAGAAAACTTAGGTATGTTACCTTGGCAGTAGAGACAGTAGAGTTGACAACCACTGCACAGGCTAGAACATTGTCAGTGAAAACAGCATAATGATAAAGTTCTGGATTATAAATCTTATTTTCATTTGGAAGCTTTCTCTGCTCAGGCCTCATGGCAAAGTATTCCGCAGTCAGCCGCATAGAAAGACAGTGCAGGCCTTTCGGGGTGGTCCTTCCAGCAAGTTGAGCAAGAAATGTTGCTTGAATTCGCTGAGAACGAACTTGCTGTTCAGTGGTATGCTTCATTGCTTGGAGCTTATCAGCCATAGCACAACAATTTGGGAATATGCGGTAAGCTTTAGACAACGAAGCCTCCATGTGTCTCATACTCTGCAAAACACTGCAAACTTTTCTCGTTTACAGATTGTAAAGTTGCCAGTTTTTGTTAACAGTTCATATCACTTCAAATGTCtcattgattattatttattcatCTGAGAAAAAAAGTATGCTTAGGTCCCTGAAAATGCAAGAAGTCTTAATGAGATCACTCAAATTCTAATTAACGAGTTGAATCCtccttacattttttttttttaagtacaAACTAAGTTCTTTTCAAACAGTGCTGTTGATAGAAGGTCCAAATGAAGctattaaatttaaaacataCAAGAATTCAACTGATAAAACTAGTCGTCACaggacaaaaatgaaaaatcaggTTATATAGTTCTTTAAATCTTTCAGGGACCAAAAACATTAGTTTTCTACTGAAATTTCCAGATTGTATTTGCATGAATGTAAAATACATAGGAAACTAAACTTTATTTACCTTGCTGACAGATCTGAATCCTTGGTGGCTTCGCCAACTGCCTGTTCAAGCTCTCTCATTAGCAGCTCCAACTCCTTCAAACGCAAGTTGCCGCTTGGTGGTGCAAGATTCAAGTATGTTTTGGCTCTAAGAATTTGATCCTTAATCTCTTCAATCTTCGGATTCCTCACTTCATGAGACTCAGAATTTACAATCTGATTATGTTTGCCTTCTTTTCTACCAGAGTCCTTGTTTGTCACTTTGATGTTATCATCGGGCATTCGAAGTGAATGAACATGTATATCCTTATCTCCAGCCATAGAAGATGATTCTTTCTGCTTAGTTCCCTGTTTTCGTATTTCATCATGGTCGAATCCTGTAACTTGATAATGGTGAAAGTTTCAGAAAGTACCAAATTGTTTAGTTCTAGACTTCTAGTATCATAGGCACAGACCGAACTGTAAGCACTATATCTATAAATGAACCAACAATTACCAACCATTTCTTTCCAAAAGTTCATATCTGTGCCCTGCAATTCTAGACTCCTCAGAATCATTATTCTGGTTGgaattgtaattaattgttgAAACTGaatcttttactttataaaCAACATGATTTGGCTCTTCTAATTCTTCAGCACCCTCCTGAATCACAATATTAGGCACTATATCACAACGGTAaaactacaaaataaaaataatgatacTAGATTCTTATCTTTCAATTACTGGAAAAGAATTTTCTTATTCACAACATATGATGtagaattttcttttcttctttttttttttaaaaaaaaaattaacaaacaaaTCTTCCACTACGCACTACCTGTTCTACAGCATTCAACTTCAAGCTATCTGTCTTGTATGCCTGAaacaataagaataataatCAGAGATAACGCTaagagtatataattattatttgcaTTATTAATGCATGTAATAGGTATTGCCACATGGACAAAATAGTCAATTTCCACACCCACTAtctccaaaagaaaaaaaaaaagtgtcaaattaaaagagtagccaattagaaattaaaaagttttGTATTGACATTgcatagaaattaaaattccaaGTTTAATGCAATGATAAGCAAAAGAGTTTTACACAATTAATTGtcgttgttattattattattattattattattattattaatagcaGTACCAATCCAATTTTCACGCTGATAAAGCAGAATAAAGTTTCTTCCAGCTTAAACGGGAACCAAaatccaaaatccaaaatccGAGAAAAGCGCAAGAAAATCCAATTGCCCTGTGCAGTGTGCACCACCGACACTAGAACAGTAATAGAAATCAAACTtcgaataaataaataaataaataaataaaaatgcctAATTACACAATTCCTTCACAAACAATGCCACATAGCTAATCATTACCAAAAATCTATCCAAAAATTCAGCTAAATCAGTCAAATTAGAATCAAAATTACTGATTTATCCAAGttaaaaaacagcattaaatcgaaaaagaaacaaaattactTACAACGCGATATAAGTCTTCGAGAAAATCTTTCCCTGAAACGACATTGAAATTGCACCAAATCAgtttacaaataaataaataaataaaaataaaacgacATTGTAAAGTAGCAAAACGCAGTTACCGAGTGGAGAGAGGAGGTTGAGCCtgtgagagaagaagagaagaggggaaAGGACAGAGAGgtagagaagagagagaaagagaacccTATTTTTGCGGCGATAACGAAGTAGAAGTAGAAGCTTctgcttcatcatcatcatttcatATCTATGAAGAGTGAAAGTTTTGTTGCTGGAAGCACATTACTTTACACAGTAGATTTAGATCAGAATCCAAAGAACAGAGAGAGAGTTTGATTCGGTGCTTCGAGGTGAAGGGAAGAACAGCTACTCTCTCCCTTGTGCTCCTTACTGAGCAAGAATGACTGAATGAGTGAAGGAGGAGCAATGAAGAACCAGAGTTttccaattttctttctttctttttttttctttttaatatttaagtgtTGATATAGCCACCTTTTGtggctaatttttttggttaattattATGCTCGTCTTCAtcattttgttaaatttttatattatttttgattttatacttaatttttttatattaaaattaatagaaNNNNNNNNNNNNNNNNNNNNNNNNNNNNNNNNNNNNNNNNNNNNNNNNNNNNNNNNNNNNNNNNNNNNNNNNNNNNNNNNNNNNNNNNNNNNNNNNNNNNNNNNNNNNNNNNNNNNNNNNNNNNNNNNNNNNNNNNNNNNNNNNNNNNNNNNNNNNNNNNNNNNNNNNNNNNNNNNNNNNNNNNNNNNNNNNNNNNNNNNNNNNNNNNNNNNNNNNNNNATATaacacattaataaaaatatttctattaaatacagctataaataaaaattgacaaaaatcagtaaaaattttattaattatgtagcGAGATTTAGTTAGAAATAACATTgtctattttttattgttaaaagtTACGTTATTCTTTGCTTAAATAGATAGAGATCAGATTAAGAATTCTTTTAAAACAAAACTTTTTCGATTAGTCTCTAccgaaaataatttgtaaaggACAAAATAAATGCACACTATAGaataaaattctataaaaaaacaCATATATGAAAGCTAAATTGTAGTAACAAACATCGAACGTTGTGGAAAGGATAGAaacaaaattaactttttttcttttatttatctgTTACTGCTTTAAGAATTACTAGTGTTAAACCCGTGCGATGCACgggcttatatttaaatttgataaattaaattaaaaataatattttataatcatatattttttaaatttagtataacattatcatcatcgttatataataaacgtgttaaatatgttattttatctttattcaaagtaaaatatgaATAGAAGAGTTCGAANNNNNNNNNNNNNNNNNNNNNNNNNNNNNNNNNNNNNNNNNNNNNNNNNNNNNNNNNNNNNNNNNNNNNNNNNNNNNNNNNNNNNNNNNNNNNNNNNNNNNNNNNNNNNNNNNNNNNNNNNNNNNNNNNNNNNNNNNNNNNNNNNNNNNNNNNNNNNNNNNNNNNNNNNNNNNNNNNNNNNNNNNNNNNNNNNNNNNNNNNNNNNNNNNNNNNNNNNNNNNNNNNNNNNNNNNNNNNNNNNNNNNNNNNNNNNNNNNNNNNNNNNNNNNNNNNNNNNNNNNNNNNNNNNNNNNNNNNNNNNNNNNNNNNNNNNNNNNNNNNNNNNNNNNNNNNNNNNNNNNNNNNNNNNNNNNNNNNNNNNNNNNNNNNNNNNNNNNNNNNNNNNNNNNNNNNNNNNNNNNNNNNNNNNNNNNNNNNNNNNNNNNNNNNNNNNNNNNNNNNNNNNNNNNNNNNNNNNNNNNNNNNNNNNNNNNNNNNNNNNNNNNNNNNNNNNNNNNNNNNNNNNNNNNNNNNNNNNNNNNNNNNNNNNNNNNNNNNNNNNNNNNNNNNNNNNNNNNNNNNNNNNNNNNNNNNNNNNNNNNNNNNNNNNNNNNNNNNNNNNNNNNNNNNNNNNNNNNNNNNNNNNNNNNNNNNNNNNNNNNNNNNNNNNNNNNNNNNNNNNNNNNNNNNNNNNNNNNNNNNNNNNNNNNNNNNNNNNNNNNNNNNNNNNNNNNNNNNNNNNNNNNNNNNNNNNNNNNNNNNNNNNNNNNNNNNNNNNNNNNNNNNNNNNNNNNNNNNNNNNNNNNNNNNNNNNNNNNNNNNNNNNNNNNNNNNNNNNNNNNNNNNNNNNNNNNNNNNNNNNNNNNNNNNNNNNNNNNNNNNNNNNNNNNNNNNNNNNNNNNNNNNNNNNNNNNNNNNNNNNNNNNNNNNNNNNNNNNNNNNNNNNNNNNNNNNNNNNNNNNNNNNNNNNNNNNNNNNNNNNNNNNNNNNNNNNNNNNNNNNNNNNNNNNNNNNNNNNNNNNNNNNNNNNNNNNNNNNNNNNNNNNNNNNNNNNNNNNNNNNNNNNNNNNNNNNNNNNNNNNNNNNNNNNNNNNNNNNNNNNNNNNNNNNNNNNNNNNNNNNNNNNNNNNNNNNNNNNNNNNNNNNNNNNNNNNNNNNNNNNNNNNNNNNNNNNNNNNNNNNNNNNNNNNNNNNNNNNNNNNNNNNNNNNNNNNNNNNNNNNNNNNNNNNNNNNNNNNNNNNNNNNNNNNNNNNNNNNNNNNNNNNNNNNNNNNNNNNNNNNNNNNNNNNNNNNNNNNNNNNNNNNNNNNNNNNNNNNNNNNNNNNNNNNNNNNNNNNNNNNNNNNNNNNNNNNNNNNNNNNNNNNNNNNNNNNNNNNNNNNNNNNNNNNNNNNNNNNNNNNNNNNNNNNNNNNNNNNNNNNNNNNNNNNNNNNNNNNNNNNNNNNNNNNNNNNNNNNNNNNNNNNNNNNNNNNNNNNNNNNNNNNNNNNNNNNNNNNNNNNNNNNNNNNNNNNNNNNNNNNNNNNNNNNNNNNNNNNNNNNNNNNNNNNNNNNNNNNNNNNNNNNNNNNNNNNNNNNNNNNNNNNNNNNNNNNNNNNNNNNNNNNNNNNNNNNNNNNNNNNNNNNNNNNNNNNNNNNNNNNNNNNNNNNNNNNNNNNNNNNNNNNNNNNNNNNNNNNNNNNNNNNNNNNNNNNNNNNNNNNNNNNNNNNNNNNNNNNNNNNNNNNNNNNNNNNNNNNNNNNNNNNNNNNNNNNNNNNNNNNNNNNNNNNNNNNNNNNNNNNNNNNNNNNNNNNNNNNNNNNNNNNNNNNNNNNNNNNNNNNNNNNNNNNNNNNNNNNNNNNNNNNNNNNNNNNNNNNNNNNNNNNNNNNNNNNNNNNNNNNNNNNNNNNNNNNNNNNNNNNNNNNNNNNNNNNNNNNNNNNNNNNNNNNNNNNNNNNNNNNNNNNNNNNNNNNNNNNNNNNNNNNNNNNNNNNNNNNNNNNNNNNNNNNNNNNNNNNNNNNNNNNNNNNNNNNNNNNNNNNNNNNNNNNNNNNNNNNNNNNNNNNNNNNNNNNNNNNNNNNNNNNNNNNNNNNNNNNNNNNNNNNNNNNNNNNNNNNNNNNNNNNNNNNNNNNNNNNNNNNNNNNNNNNNNNNNNNNNNNNNNNNNNNNNNNNNNNNNNNNNNNNNNNNNNNNNNNNNNNNNNNNNNNNNNNNNNNNNNNNNNNNNNNNNNNNNNNNNNNNNNNNNNNNNNNNNNNNNNNNNNNNNNNNNNNNNNNNNNNNNNNNNNNNNNNNNNNNNNNNNNNNNNNNNNNNNNNNNNNNNNNNNNNNNNNNNNNNNNNNNNNNNNNNNNNNNNNNNNNNNNNNNNNNNNNNNNNNNNNNNNNNNNNNNNNNNNNNNNNNNNNNNNNNNNNNNNNNNNNNNNNNNNNNNNNNNNNNNNNNNNNNNNNNNNNNNNNNNNNNNNNNNNNNNNNNNNNNNNNNNNNNNNNNNNNNNNNNNNNNNNNNNNNNNNNNNNNNNNNNNNNNNNNNNNNNNNNNNNNNNNNNNNNNNNNNNNNNNNNNNNNNNNNNNNNNNNNNNNNNNNNNNNNNNNNNNNNNNNNNNNNNNNNNNNNNNNNNNNNNNNNNNNNNNNNNNNNNNNNNNNNNNNNNNNNNNNNNNNNNNNNNNNNNNNNNNNNNNNNNNNNNNNNNNNNNNNNNNNNNNNNNNNNNNNNNNNNNNNNNNNNNNNNNNNNNNNNNNNNNNNNNNNNNNNNNNNNNNNNNNNNNNNNNNNNNNNNNNNNNNNNNNNNNNNNNNNNNNNNNNNNNNNNNNNNNNNNNNNNNNNNNNNNNNNNNNNNNNNNNNNNNNNNNNNNNNNNNNNNNNNNNNNNNNNNNNNNNNNNNNNNNNNNNNNNNNNNNNNNNNNNNNNNNNNNNNNNNNNNNNNNNNNNNNNNNNNNNNNNNNNNNNNNNNNNNNNNNNNNNNNNNNNNNNNNNNNNNNNNNNNNNNNNNNNNNNNNNNNNNNNNNNNNNNNNNNNNNNNNNNNNNNNNNNNNNNNNNNNNNNNNNNNNNNNNNNNNNNNNNNNNNNNNNNNNNNNNNNNNNNNNNNNNNNNNNNNNNNNNNNNNNNNNNNNNNNNNNNNNNNNNNNNNNNNNNNNNNNNNNNNNNNNNNNNNNNNNNNNNNNNNNNNNNNNNNNNNNNNNNNNNNNNNNNNNNNNNNNNNNNNNNNNNNNNNNNNNNNNNNNNNNNNNNNNNNNNNNNNNNNNNNNNNNNNNNNNNNNNNNNNNNNNNNNNNNNNNNNNNNNNNNNNNNNNNNNNNNNNNNNNNNNNNNNNNNNNNNNNNNNNNNNNNNNNNNNNNNNNNNNNNNNNNNNNNNNNNNNNNNNNNNNNNNNNNNNNNNNNNNNNNNNNNNNNNNNNNNNNNNNNNNNNNNNNNNNNNNNNNNNNNNNNNNNNNNNNNNNNNNNNNNNNNNNNNNNNNNNNNNNNNNNNNNNNNNNNNNNNNNNNNNNNNNNNNNNNNNNNNNNNNNNNNNNNNNNNNNNNNNNNNNNNNNNNNNNNNNNNNNNNNNNNNNNNNNNNNNNNNNNNNNNNNNNNNNNNNNNNNNNNNNNNNNNNNNNNNNNNNNNNNNNNNNNNNNNNNNNNNNNNNNNNNNNNNNNNNNNNNNNNNNNNNNN
This sequence is a window from Arachis duranensis cultivar V14167 chromosome 2, aradu.V14167.gnm2.J7QH, whole genome shotgun sequence. Protein-coding genes within it:
- the LOC107473456 gene encoding probable galacturonosyltransferase 6 isoform X3, with the translated sequence MMMMKQKLLLLLRYRRKNRVLFLSLLYLSVLSPLLFFSHRLNLLSPLGKDFLEDLYRVAYKTDSLKLNAVEQEGAEELEEPNHVVYKVKDSVSTINYNSNQNNDSEESRIAGHRYELLERNGFDHDEIRKQGTKQKESSSMAGDKDIHVHSLRMPDDNIKVTNKDSGRKEGKHNQIVNSESHEVRNPKIEEIKDQILRAKTYLNLAPPSGNLRLKELELLMRELEQAVGEATKDSDLSASVLQSMRHMEASLSKAYRIFPNCCAMADKLQAMKHTTEQQVRSQRIQATFLAQLAGRTTPKGLHCLSMRLTAEYFAMRPEQRKLPNENKIYNPELYHYAVFTDNVLACAVVVNSTVSTAKEPEKLVFHVVTNSHNLPGISMWFLLNPPDKATVHIQSIDNYGWFSKYNTLEKPNSSDPIYTSELNHLRFYLPDIFPTLNKIMLFDHDVVVQQDLSELWTADMNGNVIGAVGTCKEGEAPFHRMDMFINISDPLLGERFDVNACTWAFGMNLFDLQQWRMHNLTSLYHKYLQMNIGIQPLGWLTFYNKTTLLDRRWHVQGLGHNSGVDRNEIEHAAVIHYDGIRKPWLDIAMGRYKNYWTKFLKFDQPFMERCNLQP
- the LOC107473456 gene encoding probable galacturonosyltransferase 6 isoform X2; its protein translation is MMMMKQKLLLLLRYRRKNRVLFLSLLYLSVLSPLLFFSHRLNLLSPLGKDFLEDLYRVAYKTDSLKLNAVEQGAEELEEPNHVVYKVKDSVSTINYNSNQNNDSEESRIAGHRYELLERNVTGFDHDEIRKQGTKQKESSSMAGDKDIHVHSLRMPDDNIKVTNKDSGRKEGKHNQIVNSESHEVRNPKIEEIKDQILRAKTYLNLAPPSGNLRLKELELLMRELEQAVGEATKDSDLSASVLQSMRHMEASLSKAYRIFPNCCAMADKLQAMKHTTEQQVRSQRIQATFLAQLAGRTTPKGLHCLSMRLTAEYFAMRPEQRKLPNENKIYNPELYHYAVFTDNVLACAVVVNSTVSTAKEPEKLVFHVVTNSHNLPGISMWFLLNPPDKATVHIQSIDNYGWFSKYNTLEKPNSSDPIYTSELNHLRFYLPDIFPTLNKIMLFDHDVVVQQDLSELWTADMNGNVIGAVGTCKEGEAPFHRMDMFINISDPLLGERFDVNACTWAFGMNLFDLQQWRMHNLTSLYHKYLQMNIGIQPLGWLTFYNKTTLLDRRWHVQGLGHNSGVDRNEIEHAAVIHYDGIRKPWLDIAMGRYKNYWTKFLKFDQPFMERCNLQP
- the LOC107473456 gene encoding probable galacturonosyltransferase 6 isoform X1 gives rise to the protein MMMMKQKLLLLLRYRRKNRVLFLSLLYLSVLSPLLFFSHRLNLLSPLGKDFLEDLYRVAYKTDSLKLNAVEQEGAEELEEPNHVVYKVKDSVSTINYNSNQNNDSEESRIAGHRYELLERNVTGFDHDEIRKQGTKQKESSSMAGDKDIHVHSLRMPDDNIKVTNKDSGRKEGKHNQIVNSESHEVRNPKIEEIKDQILRAKTYLNLAPPSGNLRLKELELLMRELEQAVGEATKDSDLSASVLQSMRHMEASLSKAYRIFPNCCAMADKLQAMKHTTEQQVRSQRIQATFLAQLAGRTTPKGLHCLSMRLTAEYFAMRPEQRKLPNENKIYNPELYHYAVFTDNVLACAVVVNSTVSTAKEPEKLVFHVVTNSHNLPGISMWFLLNPPDKATVHIQSIDNYGWFSKYNTLEKPNSSDPIYTSELNHLRFYLPDIFPTLNKIMLFDHDVVVQQDLSELWTADMNGNVIGAVGTCKEGEAPFHRMDMFINISDPLLGERFDVNACTWAFGMNLFDLQQWRMHNLTSLYHKYLQMNIGIQPLGWLTFYNKTTLLDRRWHVQGLGHNSGVDRNEIEHAAVIHYDGIRKPWLDIAMGRYKNYWTKFLKFDQPFMERCNLQP